Proteins encoded within one genomic window of Ovis aries strain OAR_USU_Benz2616 breed Rambouillet chromosome 1, ARS-UI_Ramb_v3.0, whole genome shotgun sequence:
- the JTB gene encoding protein JTB isoform X2 produces MPAGAGGRGLPQGHRLCWLLCAFTLRLCQAEAPVREEKLSVSTSNLPCWLVEEFVVAEECAPCSNFQAKTTPECGSTGYVEKITCSSSKRSEFKSCRSALMEQRLFWKFEGAVIGLALVFACLVIVRQRQLDRKALEKDKERNSDLGEAPSSSSLQGTSPAPLRKLRTPSDRPRLRRTLAADL; encoded by the exons ATGCCGGCGGGCGCGGGGGGGCGTGGCCTCCCCCAGGGCCACCGCCTCTGCTGGTTGCTCTGCGCGTTCACTTTAAGGCTCTG CCAAGCAGAGGCTCCCGTGCGGGAAGAGAAACTGTCAG TGAGCACCTCAAATTTGCCGTGCTGGCTGGTGGAAGAGTTTGTGGTGGCCGAAGAGTGTGCTCCATGTTCTAATTTCCAGGCT AAAACCACCCCTGAGTGTGGTTCCACAGGATACGTGGAGAAAATAACATGCAGCTCATCTAAGAGGAGTGAGTTCAAAAG CTGCCGCTCAGCTCTGATGGAACAACGCTTATTCTGGAAATTTGAAGGGGCTGTCATAGGTCTGGCCTTGGTCTTTGCTTGCCTTGTCATCGTTCGTCAGCGACAGCTGGACAGAAAGGCTCTGGAAAAG GATAAAGAGAGGAACAGTGACCTGGGAGAGGCCCCTTCTTCATCCTCACTGCAAGGAACCAGCCCAGCTCCCCTCAGGAAG
- the JTB gene encoding protein JTB isoform X3 produces the protein MPAGAGGRGLPQGHRLCWLLCAFTLRLCQAEAPVREEKLSVSTSNLPCWLVEEFVVAEECAPCSNFQAKTTPECGSTGYVEKITCSSSKRSEFKSCRSALMEQRLFWKFEGAVIGLALVFACLVIVRQRQLDRKALEKDSLSCPCESECSWKSLWSEGKRLRPLAV, from the exons ATGCCGGCGGGCGCGGGGGGGCGTGGCCTCCCCCAGGGCCACCGCCTCTGCTGGTTGCTCTGCGCGTTCACTTTAAGGCTCTG CCAAGCAGAGGCTCCCGTGCGGGAAGAGAAACTGTCAG TGAGCACCTCAAATTTGCCGTGCTGGCTGGTGGAAGAGTTTGTGGTGGCCGAAGAGTGTGCTCCATGTTCTAATTTCCAGGCT AAAACCACCCCTGAGTGTGGTTCCACAGGATACGTGGAGAAAATAACATGCAGCTCATCTAAGAGGAGTGAGTTCAAAAG CTGCCGCTCAGCTCTGATGGAACAACGCTTATTCTGGAAATTTGAAGGGGCTGTCATAGGTCTGGCCTTGGTCTTTGCTTGCCTTGTCATCGTTCGTCAGCGACAGCTGGACAGAAAGGCTCTGGAAAAG GATTCTCTGTCATGTCCCTGTGAGTCAGAATGTTCCTGGAAATCACTGTGGAGTGAAGGAAAAAG ACTTAGGCCCTTGGCAGTCTGA